The following coding sequences lie in one Corynebacterium anserum genomic window:
- the secG gene encoding preprotein translocase subunit SecG, translating into MILTLQILLVLLSLILGLSVLLHKGKGGGLSSLFGGGMQSNLSGSTVAEKNLDRLTVVTALLWLFALIALNLVL; encoded by the coding sequence TTGATCCTTACACTGCAGATCCTTCTGGTTCTCCTGAGCCTCATCTTGGGCCTGTCCGTGCTCCTTCACAAGGGTAAAGGTGGCGGCCTGTCCAGCCTATTTGGTGGTGGAATGCAGTCGAATCTTTCCGGTTCCACCGTGGCGGAGAAGAACCTCGATCGCCTCACTGTCGTCACCGCACTGCTGTGGCTCTTCGCGCTCATCGCGTTGAATCTCGTACTCTAA